The segment TATCCTTGTGCGGGTAGAAGAAAAGTCGACAATTTCTGAAACACAAGCCGAAATGGTAGGGTCCAATGCTGCCTTAACCGGTGTTCATGCTTTGACCCATGCACGTGGGCATTTAGGGGTTGAACCTGGAATTTTGTTGGCACCAGCTTATAGTGCAGGGCGCCTTGACAATGGTAAAAACCCTGTGGCTGATGCGCTAGAACAGGTTGCCGAAAAGCTGCAAGCAATTGCGGTTTTTGACACAGGGGGCAAAAACACCGAAGAAAGCCTTGCTTATCGCGCTGATTTTTCCTCACGCTTTTGTTATTTGATTGACCCCTTTGTACGGGTGGCAAACGGTGAGGGTGGTTATTGTATTAAACCGGCAAGTCCCTTTGCCGCAGCGATGTTTATCAAACGCGATAAGCAAAAGGGGGGTGTTTTTTGGTCGCCTTCAAACCAAGATGTACATGGCATTTTAGGCACAGCGCGCCCCATTAGCTATTTTGATGGCGAAATCGATCATGAGGCAAATCGTCTTAACCAAGCCGATATTGCTACCTTTATTCCGGCACGGCTTAGCCAAAATGCGCAAGGTCAAATGGCTGCCAATGGACGGATTTTATGGGGCAATCATACCACATCTTCTGATCCGCTTTGGCGCTTTGTCAATGTGGTGCGCACCCGTGCAGCACTGGAAAAGACCATCATCAATAGTTTCCGCCCTTTTGCCAATGATGAGAATTTGACCGGTCAACATGTCATTGCCATTACGAGAAGTCTCACGCAGTTTCTTGATGATATGATTGCTCGTGGTGCCCTGCTTGGTGGACGTGTTTGGTTTGATCGTGATTTGAATTCCAATAGCACTTTGCAATTGGGCAAGCTGCGGGTTGAATTTGATGCCGAAGAAGTGCCTCCTCTAGAAGATTTAAGTTTTGGGAGCCGGCGCAATGGCGCTTATTTTGACCGATTGGCTGAAGACATCCAAAAGAAAATGACCTATCAATTTGGCGATACGCTAGAGAGCTATCGCAAAGCAGCAAGGAGTGAAGCATGACTTTACGGATTGTTCGTGGTTTTACCCTGATTGTTGATGATGATGTCAATCTTCATCTTGATCTTGAAACACTCAAACTGCCCACCTTAGAAGAACTCACCGAAACCTATCAACCAGGCGGTTCTGATATGCAAATTGATGTGAGCGGTCTTGGTGTGAAAGCTTTAAGCTTGCAAATGAAGATCCGCAGTCATACCCCCGAAGTTATCGGTATCTTTGCTGGTCCCCCTGGTCTTCGTCATAAATTTACTGGCAAAAAACATGTGGTGTCTGAAGAAGATGGGCGCGAGCATGAACATTCCATTGATGTCACAGGGCGCTTGGTCAAAGTCGATAGCGAGGGTCTTACTGCTGGAAAAGCGACGGGCTATGATTGTGAGATTAAGAATATTTGGGACTATAGCGAATATTGGGATGGTGCTGTTTTGCATCGCTTTTCATTTAAACGGGGTGGTTGGCTTGTGCGCAATGGGCAGGATATTGGTGGGCGCAGGCGCTCTATCCTCAATTTATAGGAAACTATGATGACAAATTTACAAACAAGCATTGCTGTGGAATTGCAAGTGCCGCTGCTTATATCAGACAGTGATGGTAAGCAAGCAACAC is part of the Bartonella machadoae genome and harbors:
- a CDS encoding phage tail sheath C-terminal domain-containing protein is translated as MATEFNHGIRIVEAGESSRPLATFDQTAIGAVVTAPDADGQIYPVNEPVLVFTHETEKIQKLGQRGTALDVIHAVCAQGVEAKIILVRVEEKSTISETQAEMVGSNAALTGVHALTHARGHLGVEPGILLAPAYSAGRLDNGKNPVADALEQVAEKLQAIAVFDTGGKNTEESLAYRADFSSRFCYLIDPFVRVANGEGGYCIKPASPFAAAMFIKRDKQKGGVFWSPSNQDVHGILGTARPISYFDGEIDHEANRLNQADIATFIPARLSQNAQGQMAANGRILWGNHTTSSDPLWRFVNVVRTRAALEKTIINSFRPFANDENLTGQHVIAITRSLTQFLDDMIARGALLGGRVWFDRDLNSNSTLQLGKLRVEFDAEEVPPLEDLSFGSRRNGAYFDRLAEDIQKKMTYQFGDTLESYRKAARSEA
- a CDS encoding phage major tail tube protein; this translates as MTLRIVRGFTLIVDDDVNLHLDLETLKLPTLEELTETYQPGGSDMQIDVSGLGVKALSLQMKIRSHTPEVIGIFAGPPGLRHKFTGKKHVVSEEDGREHEHSIDVTGRLVKVDSEGLTAGKATGYDCEIKNIWDYSEYWDGAVLHRFSFKRGGWLVRNGQDIGGRRRSILNL